From a single Lolium rigidum isolate FL_2022 chromosome 7, APGP_CSIRO_Lrig_0.1, whole genome shotgun sequence genomic region:
- the LOC124675682 gene encoding ribosome maturation protein SBDS-like — MSRTLVQPVGQKRLTNVAVVRLRKTGQRFEIACFPNKVLSWRTRVEKDLDEVLQSHTVYSNVSKGVLAKSKDLIKAFGTDDLTKICVEILEKGELQVSGKEREAQLSSQFRDIATIVMEKTINPETRRPYTMTMIERLMHEIHFAVDPNLTSKEQALKVIKKLIEHFPIKRAPLTVRFTAPKSNLAGLMEKLDEWNAIVISKDESGSQSSLVCEIEPSILHSCEERLKDVQGRVEVLSVSAHAEGGSSTDQYDNVEDNVEKVHSVPATKEAAAIAQLSETMQKQSLSSEVESQGQALGKNQKRCKECAIVMEDKSYRDHCKSAWHKHNYTRNKNGLPPLSQEECLIEIEMAESNRGMKDYDY, encoded by the exons ATGTCCCGCACGCTGGTGCAGCCGGTGGGGCAGAAGCGGCTGACCAACGTGGCGGTGGTGCGCCTGCGGAAGACCGGCCAGCGCTTCGAGATCGCCTGCTTCCCCAACAAGGTGCTCTCCTGGCGCACCCGCGTCGAGAAGGACCTCGACGAGGTGCTCCAGTCCCACACCGTCTACTCCAACGTATCCAAGGGCGTCCTCGCCAAGTCCAAGGACCTCATCAAGGCATTCGGAACAGACGACCTCACCAAAATATGCGTCGAG ATATTGGAGAAAGGGGAGCTCCAGGTTTCCGGCAAGGAGAGGGAGGCGCAGCTGTCCTCCCAGTTCCGGGACATCGCCACAATCGTCATGGAGAAGACCATCAATCCTGAGACCCGGCGCCCCTACACCATGACCATGATCGAGCGCCTCATGCACGAGATACACTTTGCGGTCGATCCAAATCTTACCTCCAAGGAACAG GCACTCAAGGTTATCAAGAAGCTCATCGAGCACTTCCCTATAAAGCGTGCACCATTGACGGTGCGGTTCACTGCACCAAAGTCCAATCTGGCTGGTCTTATGGAGAAGCTTGATGAGTGGAACGCTATTGTTATTTCAAAGGATGAATCTGGCAGTCAGTCTTCCCTT GTATGTGAGATTGAGCCATCTATTCTGCACTCGTGTGAAGAGAGATTGAAGGACGTGCAAGGGAGGGTGGAAGTGCTCTCAGTGTCGGCACATGCAGAAGGTGGCTCTTCTACAGACCAATATGACAATGTGGAAGACAATGTGGAGAAGGTTCACTCTGTCCCTGCAACAAAGGAGGCAGCTGCTATTGCTCAGCTAAGCGAAACCATGCAGAAACAGAGCCTCTCTAGTGAAGTGGAAAGCCAGGGTCAGGCACTAGGCAAAAACCAGAAAAGATGCAAAGAGTGTGCCATAGTGATGGAGGACAAGTCGTACAGAGACCATTGCAAATCAGCCTGGCACAAGCACAACTACACGCGCAACAAGAATGGGCTTCCTCCGCTCAGCCAAGAGGAGTGCTTGATAGAAATTGAGATGGCAGAGTCCAACAGGGGTATGAAGGACTATGATTACTGA
- the LOC124675907 gene encoding 36.4 kDa proline-rich protein-like yields MARIAPLLVVVLLSALAAVQLSPASACPTCPTPVPPPPPKVTPPPPSSVPCPPPPHYTPTPSPPTPSSPTGKCPVDTLKLLACVDALNGLAHAVIGASPSDTCCPLLSGVADLDAALCLCTVIKAKALNTSLVIPVAISVLVNECGKHVPSSFQCPS; encoded by the coding sequence ATGGCCCGCATTGCGCCGCTCCTAGTGGTGGTGCTGCTCTCGGCACTGGCCGCCGTGCAGCTCTCGCCGGCGTCGGCCTGCCCCACCTGCCCGACCCcggtgcctccgccgccgcccaaggtgaccccaccgccgccgtcgtccgtgccgtgccctccgccgccgcactacactcccacgccgtcgccgcccacgccgtcgtcgccgacggggaagtgccccgtggACACGCTGAAGCTGCTGGCGTGCGTGGACGCGCTCAACGGGCTGGCGCACGCGGTGATCGGTGCCAGCCCCAGCGACACCTGCTGCCCGCTGCTCTCCGGCGTCGCCGACCTCGACGCCGCGCTCTGCCTCTGCACCGTCATCAAGGCCAAGGCGCTCAACACAAGCCTCGTGATCCCCGTCGCCATCTCCGTGCTCGTCAACGAGTGCGGCAAGCACGTGCCCTCCTCGTTCCAGTGCCCGTCTTAG
- the LOC124676138 gene encoding coatomer subunit epsilon-1 — MATPDLLFNLRNLFYLGAYQSAINNSDVPGLDADAAAERDVIVFRSYIALGSYQLVISEIDSSAATSLQAVKLLALYLTGDKEGAISSLKEWLSDSAIGSNPVLRLVAGIIFMHEQDYNEALKHTHTGGTLDLHALNVQIFLKMHRSDYADKQLKIMQQTDEDHTLTQLANAWLDIAVGGSKIREAYLIFQDFAEKYPMTGMVLNGKAVCCMHMGSFEEAETLLLEALNKDAKDPETLANLIVCNLHLGKASSRYFNQLKLSHPDHVLVKSTASAEDNFERALQAVA; from the exons ATGGCCACCCCGGACCTCCTCTTCAACCTGCGCAACCTCTTCTACCTCGGCGCCTACCAGTCCGCCATCAACAACAGCGACGTCCCGGGcctcgacgccgacgccgccgccgagcgcgaCGTCATCGTCTTCCGCTCCTACATCGCGCTCGGATCCTACCAG CTGGTGATCAGCGAGATCGACTCCTCGGCGGCCACGTCGCTGCAGGCCGTCAAGCTGCTCGCGCTCTACCTCACCGGCGACAAG GAAGGCGCAATCTCCAGCCTGAAGGAATGGTTGAGTGACTCGGCTATTGGAAGCAATCCTGTTCTGCGATTGGTTGCTGGAATTATATTTATGCATGAACAAGACTACAATGAGGCTCTCAAGCACACACACACTGGAGGAACTCTGGACCT ACATGCATTGAATGTCCAGATCTTCCTTAAGATGCACCGTTCAGACTATGCTGACAAGCAACTGAAGATCATGCAACAAACTGATGAGGACCATACACTGACGCAACTAGCAAATGCTTGGCTAGATATTGCTGTT GGTGGCTCTAAGATCCGTGAAGCTTATCTCATATTCCAGGACTTCGCTGAAAAATATCCTATGACGGGAATGGTTCTTAATGGCAAGGCAGTTTGCTGTATGCACATGGGGAGCTTTGAGGAGGCTGAAACTCTATTGCTTGAAGCCCTGAACAAG GATGCAAAGGATCCTGAAACTCTTGCCAATCTCATTGTGTGTAATCTCCACCTTGGCAAGGCGTCATCACGATACTTCAA CCAGCTGAAACTGTCGCATCCTGACCACGTGCTAGTTAAGTCCACCGCATCAGCTGAAGATAACTTTGAGAGGGCTCTCCAAGCCGTCGCTTGA